The Gemmobacter aquarius genome contains the following window.
GACGATCTGAAATCGGCCGTCGCCGGTTCGGCCCCCGCCGTGGCGGAAGCCGCAGCCCCGAAAGCTCCGCAGCGTGACGCGCTTGGCCGTTCCTATGCGACCGGCAAGCGCAAAGACGCCGTCGCCCGCGTCTGGGTCAAGCCCGGCACCGGCAAGGTCGTGGTGAACGGCAAGGAAATGGCCGTCTACTTCGCGCGCCCTGTTCTGCAAATGATCCTCAAGCAGCCCTTCACCATCGCCAATGTGGAAGGCCAGTTCGACGTCTTCGCAACGGTCGCCGGTGGTGGCCTCTCGGGTCAGGCGGGCGCGGTCAAGCACGGCATCTCCAAAGCCCTGCAGCTTTACGAACCCACGCTCCGCAGTGCCCTGAAAGCCGCAGGCTTCCTGACCCGCGACAGCCGCGTCGTGGAACGCAAGAAGTACGGCAAGGCCAAAGCCCGCAAGAGCTTCCAGTTCTCCAAGCGCTGATTTTCGCGACATCGCTACCAAAAGGCCCGCGCAAGCGGGCCTTTTCTTTTGTCTTGTGTTTCTCACCGACAGCACCAGACCTGACCCATGGCAGATTCGCTGGTCGGTTCAGCATCGGCTCGCACGAACCGAGCAGCTCACGCCACCTGACCTGCCGCCCAGCCCGATGACCAGGCCCACTGGAAATT
Protein-coding sequences here:
- the rpsI gene encoding 30S ribosomal protein S9, whose product is MADIKSLDDLKSAVAGSAPAVAEAAAPKAPQRDALGRSYATGKRKDAVARVWVKPGTGKVVVNGKEMAVYFARPVLQMILKQPFTIANVEGQFDVFATVAGGGLSGQAGAVKHGISKALQLYEPTLRSALKAAGFLTRDSRVVERKKYGKAKARKSFQFSKR